The genomic DNA AAATATTTTAAAATCAGTAAAGAAACAAGAGAAGTTTATCTTAATGGCGAACCGATTACAAATTTAACTCCGAAAGAATTTGATCTTTTATATTATTTTGTTCAACATCCAAAACAAGTGTTTTCACGAGAACAATTGCTTGAACGGGTATGGGGTTATCAATTTTACGGGGATGAAAGGACAGTTGACGTTCATATTAAACGGCTTCGGAAAAAAGTTGGCACGCCGAACCAGCCATTTTTCTATACAGTGTGGGGCGTAGGTTATAAGTTTGATGAGACGCCGGTGGATGTAAATGAAGATTAAATATTTTTATCAGCAATTTATTAGCCATATTAGCACCATCATTGTTGCTTTTTTAATATTGAGTTTATTGTTTGCCCATTATGTTGAGTCGCTAGTTTATAACAACAAAGCAGAGGAATTGATTACGTACGGCGAAAATATTCTTATGGATTTGGAACAAAGCAGAATTGGATCAGAGCAAATATTAGATGAGTACGAGCATGTTTTAGCAGGGAGGAACATTCAATTCAGTTTATTTGATGAAAATTTGAAAACCTCAATAGGAGGACACCGTGCTGAAATTACATTATCAAAAGAAGAATGGAACAAAATTTTAAAAGGGGATCCAATTGTCGTCAAAAACGACATTAAGCGGTTCGATAAGGCAGTGACGTTTGTTTTACTGCCTTATTTTCAAAATGGCACTTTTTTAGGAGGCATTTTACTTACTTCTCCGATTAGCGGTTCAAGAGAAATGATTACAAAAATCAACCAATATTTATTTTATACCGTATTAATTGCACTGGTTGTGTCATTATTTCTTAGCTGGATCTTGTCAAAAATCCATGTGAATCGTATTAAACGGATCCAAGAGGCTACTTCAATGGTTTCAGCTGGTGATTATTCGGTAAATATCCCATCTTCCAATTTTGATGAAATCGGTGAATTGGCAGAGGATTTCAACAAAATGGTGCAAAAATTAAAAGCCTCGAAGGAAGAGATCGAAAGTCTTGAAAACAGAAGACGCCAGTTTATGGCAGATGTTTCCCATGAACTCAGGACTCCTTTAACGACAATCAGCGGTGTGATCGAAGGACTTCGAAACGATATGATACCGGAGGAGGAGAAAGACAGAGGACTGCAATTAGTCAGCCAGGAAACAAAAAGGTTAATTCGGCTCGTAAATGAAAACCTCGATTATGAAAAAATCAGGTCGAATCAAGTTAAGCTTATGAAAGAAGATATTCAGCTGATTGAAGTATTAGAAATTATTAAAGATCAATTAGATATTCTTGCAGACGAAAAGAATAACAGAATCATTGTAGAAGTCGATGAAGATTTATTTGTATATGCAGATTATGACCGCCTAATGCAAATATTGCTCAATATTACTAAAAACAGCATTCAATTCACTGAAAATGGAACAATCTGGTTAAGAGGAAAAGCTAGTGATAAAGAAACGATTATTGAGATAGAAGATACAGGGATCGGGATCGATCCAGCAGAAATCGAAAAAATCTGGCATCGCTTTTATAAAGCCGACTTATCAAGAACGTCCAATCCATACGGTGAATTTGGCCTCGGGCTTTCAATTGTAAAGCAATTAGTCAATCTCCATAATGGAAAAATTGAAGTAACAAGTGAAAAAGGCAAAGGGACAAAGTTTGTCATCCGCTTTCCTATATTTGCAGAAATGTAATTCCATGTTCCTTGGTATATTCGTGGTAAGTAGAAAAGGAAAAATGGTAAAATACAAATGAATTGATCGAACAATTTAATGAACAGTAGGCAGGAAGTATTATAAAAAAAGTTTTAAAATATTTTAATGTTTTGATTCGTATAGACTTTTAAACTGTATTCATGAATTGTTCATATTTTATTCATACTTGACAGTTATGATATCATATAAATGTCGCCCAAAAATAGTGAATCCAAATGATTAACACAATGCGATATAGAAATCAGGAAGGTGACAAATATGAAACGTTTAACGGTGAAAGGATCAAATATTTTCAATAAACATACTAGCTTTTTCTTATTAGCTGCCATCCTGTTATGGATAAAAACTTATTTGGTACAGAAATTTGAGTTTAATTTAGGGATCGATAATTCCATGCAACAGTTTTTGCTTTTTATAAACCCGATCGGATCGATCCTTTTTTTTCTTGGATTTGCACTTTATGCAAAAGGTAGATCACGCTATTATTGGATTATTGCAATTGACTTTATTTTAACTTTTCTTTTATACGCGAATGTGCTTTATTATCGCTTTTTCAACGATTTTATTACACTTCCAACTTTAACGCAGTCTAAAAACTTTGGAGATGTCAGTGGAAATATTCTTGCATTGTTAGAGCCATATGATCCTTTATATTTCGTTGACATTTTCATTTTGGTGCTTTTATTGGCTGTTTGGAAGTTGAAACCTGAGCAAGCTAAGGTTTCGCGTCGAAAAATTAATTTTTTATTTCTTTCAGCGATTGCTATAATATGTGCAAATATTTCATTGGCTGAAATCGACCGTCCTCAATTATTAACAAGGACATTTGACAGAAATTATATTGTTAAATATTTAGGCATGTACAACTTTACGATTTATGATGCGATCCAAAGTACAAAATCGTCCGCTCAGCGGGTATTAGCCAACAGCAATGATATTACAGAAGTTGTTAACTATACAAAATCAAATTATGCGAAACCAAATCCGAAATATTTTGGAATAGCAAAAGGTATGAATGTTATTTATATTCATTTGGAGTCGCTGCAAAACTTTATCATTCACTACAAGTTACACGGCGAAGAAGTTACTCCATTTTTAAATTCGTTAACAAAGGATCCAAATACGTTATACTTTGATAACTTTTTCCATCAAA from Bacillus methanolicus MGA3 includes the following:
- a CDS encoding sensor histidine kinase; translated protein: MKIKYFYQQFISHISTIIVAFLILSLLFAHYVESLVYNNKAEELITYGENILMDLEQSRIGSEQILDEYEHVLAGRNIQFSLFDENLKTSIGGHRAEITLSKEEWNKILKGDPIVVKNDIKRFDKAVTFVLLPYFQNGTFLGGILLTSPISGSREMITKINQYLFYTVLIALVVSLFLSWILSKIHVNRIKRIQEATSMVSAGDYSVNIPSSNFDEIGELAEDFNKMVQKLKASKEEIESLENRRRQFMADVSHELRTPLTTISGVIEGLRNDMIPEEEKDRGLQLVSQETKRLIRLVNENLDYEKIRSNQVKLMKEDIQLIEVLEIIKDQLDILADEKNNRIIVEVDEDLFVYADYDRLMQILLNITKNSIQFTENGTIWLRGKASDKETIIEIEDTGIGIDPAEIEKIWHRFYKADLSRTSNPYGEFGLGLSIVKQLVNLHNGKIEVTSEKGKGTKFVIRFPIFAEM